A single region of the Phycisphaerae bacterium RAS1 genome encodes:
- the zraR_2 gene encoding Transcriptional regulatory protein ZraR, translating to MVRRVLASWIGHADLRAFAASLPEEDRTNLLKVLGQGRADAPGPLKTLLDAERFDEVNLLANYEKRWIRGYCGWLGQKVKLHPVSLKDPTHYGEIFEAADTALRTIVDGRAGNIQLNLHLSPGTPAMAAIWILLGKTRYPATFYQTHQGRAWKTDIPFDITLDFVPELLKAPDAHLQHLAAQSPGQVEGFRTIIGDSTAIRLAVGRAQRAAVRHVPVLVLGESGTGKEVFARAIHAASPRRNGPFVAINCAAIPRELLESELFGYAKGAFTGAARDKPGAFDQADGGTLFLDEIGECDPAMQVKLLRVLEPPTGSGPCARVFRAVGAIVDTARDVRIVAATNRDLLSEVAMGRFREDLYYRLAVVSVRLPPLRDRRQDIPLIASHLLAKINDEFRAHEPGFRDKGISASAMGFVRRQDWPGNVRQLNNVLVQAVTLASGDAIDRAEIAAALADSPRKQTDGLPETIDDNFVLEKHLEEIQRRFLTLAMEQAGGVKTRAAALLGMQNYQTLDAQLKRLKVAWSKDGRG from the coding sequence ATGGTTCGACGCGTACTCGCTTCGTGGATTGGCCATGCGGACCTCCGGGCCTTCGCAGCATCGCTGCCCGAAGAAGACCGGACCAATCTGCTGAAAGTGCTCGGCCAAGGCAGGGCCGACGCCCCTGGCCCCCTCAAAACCTTGCTCGATGCTGAGCGCTTCGACGAGGTGAATCTGCTCGCAAACTACGAGAAGCGCTGGATCAGGGGGTATTGCGGTTGGCTAGGACAGAAAGTCAAGCTTCATCCCGTGTCTCTCAAAGATCCAACCCATTACGGTGAGATTTTCGAGGCGGCGGATACCGCTCTACGAACTATCGTGGACGGCAGAGCGGGCAACATCCAGTTGAACTTGCATCTGAGTCCCGGCACGCCCGCGATGGCGGCGATCTGGATTCTGTTGGGCAAGACGCGATACCCGGCTACGTTCTACCAGACTCACCAGGGGCGCGCGTGGAAGACGGACATCCCGTTCGACATCACACTGGATTTCGTTCCGGAACTTCTCAAGGCGCCTGACGCGCACCTGCAGCATCTTGCAGCGCAGAGTCCCGGACAAGTCGAGGGATTTCGAACGATCATCGGCGATAGCACCGCCATCCGACTTGCAGTTGGCCGTGCTCAACGCGCCGCGGTCCGACATGTCCCGGTCCTAGTTTTGGGCGAGAGCGGTACGGGCAAGGAAGTGTTTGCGCGGGCGATTCACGCCGCCAGCCCGCGACGCAACGGACCCTTCGTAGCGATTAACTGTGCCGCCATCCCGCGCGAATTGCTCGAATCCGAGCTGTTCGGCTACGCGAAAGGAGCGTTCACCGGAGCGGCCCGCGACAAGCCGGGCGCCTTCGACCAGGCAGACGGTGGTACGCTATTCCTCGACGAGATTGGCGAATGCGACCCGGCGATGCAAGTCAAACTCCTCCGCGTGCTTGAACCACCGACCGGGTCAGGTCCGTGTGCGCGCGTCTTTCGGGCGGTTGGTGCGATCGTGGACACAGCGCGCGACGTGCGTATCGTCGCGGCGACGAATCGCGACCTGCTTTCAGAAGTTGCGATGGGAAGATTTCGCGAGGACCTCTACTACCGACTCGCGGTCGTATCCGTTCGGCTTCCGCCCCTTCGCGACCGCCGCCAGGACATTCCGCTGATCGCCAGCCACTTGCTTGCGAAAATCAATGATGAGTTTCGAGCGCACGAGCCCGGCTTTCGGGACAAAGGGATTTCTGCCAGTGCAATGGGATTTGTGCGTCGTCAGGATTGGCCCGGAAACGTTCGCCAGCTCAACAACGTGCTGGTCCAGGCGGTTACGCTCGCAAGCGGGGACGCGATCGATCGTGCCGAAATCGCTGCGGCGCTAGCCGACTCACCGCGCAAGCAGACCGATGGGTTGCCCGAGACGATCGACGATAACTTCGTTCTTGAAAAGCACTTAGAGGAGATTCAACGGCGATTTTTGACGCTCGCGATGGAGCAGGCTGGCGGCGTCAAGACCCGCGCCGCCGCGCTTCTCGGGATGCAGAACTATCAAACGCTTGACGCCCAGCTTAAGCGGC
- a CDS encoding helix-turn-helix protein, producing the protein MDIQREFGKRVRDLRVRLGVTQKELADRCGGKFAMQRVGEIERGHMNCTLQTVRALCRGLGCEPLDLFLFGPVKAGRKLALPDARLMDLWSAADEKVKAKMLRVLTELL; encoded by the coding sequence ATGGACATCCAGCGCGAGTTCGGCAAGCGGGTCCGCGACCTGCGGGTGCGGCTGGGCGTGACGCAAAAAGAGCTGGCGGACCGCTGTGGCGGCAAATTTGCGATGCAGCGCGTCGGCGAAATCGAACGCGGGCACATGAACTGCACGCTTCAAACGGTGCGCGCGCTGTGCCGCGGCCTCGGCTGCGAACCGCTGGACCTGTTCCTGTTCGGACCGGTCAAAGCCGGGCGGAAACTGGCGCTCCCCGATGCGCGGCTCATGGATCTCTGGAGCGCGGCCGACGAGAAGGTCAAAGCCAAGATGCTGCGCGTACTGACGGAGCTTCTCTAG
- a CDS encoding Cupin domain protein — MLEVAMDLEAGLQVLAGAARTPAVGWSGSLCEFFDVGRRFLRRAHADIRSGRLRSPAFLFGSAGEHGLGATLEFLSRRIDHEYPIELRSPFEETESIAGALWSGKELLGEEREDGLAKLRFARGTLDLPVHVHEHSDRFIAVLRGAGRFWWSEQTLDQFDARQIESVSVVAGDVLVFTRNLLHTFSAPDEELVLLSYHSPEIPFDDPRQYTIPATRWAPRFAQLT; from the coding sequence ATGTTAGAAGTTGCGATGGATCTTGAAGCTGGATTGCAGGTCTTGGCCGGCGCCGCAAGGACGCCGGCGGTTGGCTGGTCCGGGTCACTTTGCGAGTTCTTCGACGTGGGGCGGCGCTTCCTCCGGCGAGCCCATGCCGACATCCGCTCGGGGCGGCTTCGTTCACCCGCGTTCTTGTTTGGCTCGGCCGGTGAACACGGGTTGGGCGCGACCCTCGAATTTCTGAGCCGACGAATCGACCACGAGTACCCAATCGAGCTGCGCTCGCCGTTCGAAGAGACCGAGTCGATCGCGGGGGCCTTGTGGTCCGGGAAGGAGCTGCTGGGCGAAGAACGAGAAGACGGCCTCGCCAAACTGCGATTCGCTCGCGGAACGCTCGACCTGCCCGTCCACGTACACGAGCACTCGGATCGATTTATCGCGGTTCTCCGTGGGGCCGGCCGGTTCTGGTGGTCCGAACAGACGCTCGACCAATTCGACGCGCGACAAATCGAGTCAGTCTCCGTAGTGGCGGGTGACGTGCTCGTATTCACACGAAACTTGCTGCACACCTTCAGCGCGCCCGACGAGGAACTCGTCTTGCTGTCGTATCACAGCCCAGAGATTCCTTTCGACGACCCCCGGCAATACACCATCCCAGCGACCCGCTGGGCGCCCAGGTTTGCTCAGCTCACATGA
- the xerC_1 gene encoding Tyrosine recombinase XerC, translating into MLQANVLLDKPLTSVIKDVIKHVFTHMKEDNAATSHAVLVIEPIEPPAAILSAGTSARFAYQEFFQASIENPHTRRAYRHAVDCLLDWCRKRDVALPQVSPWLIGEYLGGLRDRCGEPLSKPSRKLHLAALRHFFDHLVLRHAVSLNPAASVRGPRHSVVEGRTPALSVAQVRQLLAKIDVQTLVGLRDRAIIGVLIYTAVRVGAIAKLRRRDFFTDGRQWLFRFDEKGGKERIIPARHDLEGFVREYLTAAEDAPPATPLFVSLRRGGTALPHAPVHPGDILRMVKRRLRRCGLPADSLSCHSFRATTITNLLEQGVPLEDVQHLAGHADPRTTRLYDRRRREVTRNIVERIAI; encoded by the coding sequence TTGCTTCAGGCGAATGTCCTGCTCGACAAGCCGCTGACAAGCGTGATAAAGGATGTTATCAAGCACGTTTTCACGCACATGAAAGAGGACAACGCCGCGACATCACACGCCGTTTTGGTGATCGAGCCGATCGAGCCGCCGGCGGCGATTCTGAGCGCAGGGACGAGTGCAAGATTCGCATATCAGGAGTTCTTCCAGGCCTCCATCGAGAATCCCCACACTCGACGGGCCTACCGGCACGCCGTCGATTGCCTGCTCGATTGGTGCAGGAAGCGTGATGTTGCGCTCCCGCAGGTCAGCCCGTGGCTCATCGGCGAGTACCTCGGTGGATTGCGGGACAGGTGCGGTGAGCCGCTGTCCAAACCGTCGCGCAAGCTCCATCTGGCGGCGCTGCGGCATTTCTTCGACCACCTCGTGCTACGGCACGCAGTTTCCCTCAATCCGGCCGCATCCGTCCGCGGACCACGCCATAGCGTCGTCGAAGGCCGCACGCCAGCTTTGAGCGTGGCCCAGGTCCGGCAATTGCTCGCGAAAATCGACGTGCAGACGCTTGTCGGGCTGCGCGACCGGGCCATCATTGGCGTGCTGATCTATACCGCTGTCCGCGTCGGCGCGATCGCCAAGCTCCGCCGGCGAGACTTCTTCACCGATGGTCGGCAGTGGCTCTTCCGGTTCGACGAGAAAGGCGGCAAGGAACGCATCATTCCCGCCCGCCACGATCTGGAGGGATTCGTCCGCGAGTATCTCACAGCGGCCGAGGATGCTCCGCCGGCAACGCCGCTATTTGTTTCGCTGCGGCGAGGAGGCACCGCGTTGCCACATGCTCCAGTACATCCCGGCGACATTCTGCGAATGGTGAAGCGTCGCCTTCGGCGATGTGGCCTGCCTGCGGACTCGCTATCGTGCCATTCCTTCCGCGCGACGACGATAACGAACCTGCTGGAGCAAGGTGTGCCGCTCGAAGACGTACAACACCTGGCCGGTCACGCTGATCCGCGCACGACGCGGTTGTACGACCGTCGCCGCCGTGAAGTCACGCGAAACATAGTCGAACGAATCGCAATCTGA